The nucleotide window TGGTGCAGGTCGGCTTCATGCGCCGCTACGATCCGGGCTATGTCGCGCTGAAAAAGGCGGTCGCCGGAGTGACCGGCGCGCCGCTGATGGTCCATGCCGCGCATCGCAACCCGCGCGTGGGCGAGAATTACCTGACGCCGATGGCGATCCACGACACGCTGATCCACGAGATCGACGTGCTGCGCTGGCTGCTCGACGACGACTATGTCAGCGCCCGGGTGTTCTTTCCGCGCAAGTCGCCCCGCGCCCATGAAAACCTGCGCGACCCGCAGGTGGTGGTGCTGGAGACCGCCGGCGGCGTGGTGATCGACGTCGAGGTCTTCGTGAACTGCCATTACGGCTACGACATCCAATGCGAGATCGTGGGCGAGGACGGCATCGCCCGGCTGCCCGAGCCGATGGGCATCCAGACCCGCTCGGGTGCCGTGCTGGGCCAGCCGATCCTGATGGACTGGAAGGACCGCTTCATCGACAGCTACGATTACGAACTGGCCGATTTCCTGAAGGCGGCGGCCCAGGGCACCGCCGCCGGCCCGACCGCCTGGGACGGCTATGTCGCCGCCGTCACCGCCGATGCCTGCGTCGCCGCCCAGGACGCCGCGGGCGAGGCCGTCGCCATCGACCTGCCCGCCCGTCCCGCCCTTTACGCCTGAGGTTCCGCCATGCGCTTCGCCCTGAACCATATCGTCGCCCCGCGCCTGCCGCTGGCCGAGTTCTTCGCCCTGGCCCGCCGCCTGGGCTGCACCGAGGTCGAGATCCGCAACGACCTGCCCGACGTGACCGGGCAGGCCCCGGCCGAGGTCGCCCGCCTGGCCGCCGATGCCGGCGTCGCGATCCTGTCGGTCAACGCCCTCTATCCCTTCAACCGGTGGAGCGACGATCTGGCTGCCCGCGCCGAGCGGCTGGCCGATCTCGCCGCCGGGGCAGGGGCGGAGGCGCTGGTGCTGTGCCCGTTGAACGACGGCACCGAGATCGCGCATTCCCGGACGGTGGCGGCGCTGGACAGGCTGCGCGACATCCTGCGGCCGCGCGGGCTGACCGGGCTGGTCGAGCCGCTGGGCTTTCCGCAAAGTTCGCTGCGCCGCAAGGCCGAGGCGGTGGCCGCCATCGCCGAGGCCGGCGGTTTCGACGCCTTCCGCCTGCTGCACGACACGTTCCACCATCATCTGGCGGGCGAGACGGAATTCTTCCCGCATCGCACCGGCCTCGTGCATGTCTCGGGCGTGACCGATCCGGCGCTGGCGGTCGCGGCGATGCTGGACGGACATCGCGTGCTGGTCGACGCCGATGACCGGCTGGAGAACGTCGCGCAGCTGCAGGCGCTGCTGGCGGACGGCTATGACGGCCCGGTCAGTTTCGAGCCCTTCGCGCCCGAGGTGCATGCGCTGGAGGATATCGAAACCGCGCTGCGCGCCAGCATGGAGCACCTGCGCAACTCCGTCGCGGTATCTGCGGGGAGCCCGGCATGACGAAGACGCTGGACGTCATCACCATCGGCCGTTCGTCGGTCGATCTCTACGGCCAGCAGGTCGGCGGCCGGTTGGAGGACATGGGATCGTTCGCCAAATATATCGGCGGCTCTCCGACGAACATCGCCTGCGGCACGGCGCGTCTGGGGCTGCGCTCGGCGGTGATCACCCGGGTCGGCGACGAGCATATGGGCCGCTTCATCCGCGAACAGCTGGTCCGCGAGGGCGTGGATGTGCGCGGCGTCGCCACCGACCCCGAGCGGCTGACGGCGCTGGTGCTGCTGGGGATCCGCGACGAGGACAGTTTCCCGCTGATCTTCTATCGCGAGAACTGCGCCGACATGGCGCTGAGCGAGGCGGATATCGACGAGGGTTTCATCGCCGAGGCCCGCGCGGTGCTGGCGACCGGCACGCATCTGTCGCATCCGCGCACCGAGGCGGCGGTGCTGAAGGCGCTGAACCTGGCGCGCAAGCACGGCGCGCGGACGGCACTGGACATCGACTATCGCCCGAATCTCTGGGGCGTGGCCGGGCATGGCGAGGGAGAGAGCCGCTTCGTCGCAAGCGCCGCGGTGACTGCCCGGCTGCAGGCGACACTGCCGCTTTTCGACCTGATCGTCGGCACCGAGGAGGAGTTCCATATCGCCGGCGGCAGCACCGACACCATCGCCGCGCTGCGCGCGGTGCGCGCGGTCAGCACCGCCACGTTGGTCTGCAAGCGCGGCGCAGCCGGTGCGGTGGCCTTCGAGGGCGCAATCCCGGACAGCCTCGATGAAGGCCAGACCGGCCCCGGCTTCCCGATCGAGGTGTTCAACGTGCTGGGCGCCGGCGACGGCTTCTTCTCGGGGTTGCTGAAGGGCTGGCTGGACGACAAGGCCTGGCCGAAGGCGCTGGAATACGCCAATGCCTGCGGCGCCTTCGCGGTCTCGCGCCACGGCTGCACCCCGGCCTATCCGTCGCTGGTGGAGCTGGAGTTTTTCCTCAAACGCGGCGTCCTGCGGCCGGACCTGCGCAACGATGCGGAACTGGAACAGGTCTACTGGGCCACCAACCGCAGCAATCCCGGCGCGGGCGACTGGTCCACCATGCGGGTCTTTGCCTTCGACCACCGCGCGCAGATCGAGGAGATGCCGGGCTACACGCCGGAAAAGGGCGGGACCTTCAAGGAACTCTGCCTGCAGGCGGCGCTGCAGGTGGCGGATGGCCGGCCGGGCCATGGCATCCTTTGCGACAACCGCATCGGCCGGCGGGCGCTGCATCGGGCCTCGGGGACCGGGCTGTGGATCGGCCGGCCCTGCGAATGGCCGGGCTCGCGGCCGCTGGACCTGGAGCCGGAGCTGGGCCCGGATTGCGGCGCGCTGGCCGAATGGGCGCGCGAGAACGTGGTCAAGGTGCTGTGCTACTGCCATCCCGAGGATGATGCCGAGACGCGCGCCGCGCAGGAGGCAACCGTCAAGCGCCTGTTCGCCGCCGCGCGCCGCAACGGGCTGGAATTCCTGCTGGAGATCATTCCCTCGAAGGTCGGGCCGGTCGATGACGCGACCACGGCGACGCTGATCCGCCAGTTCTATGCCATCGGCATCTATCCCGACTGGTGGAAGCTCGAGCCGATGCGGACCCGCGCGGCCTGGTCCAACGCCATCGCCGCCATCGAGGATCACGACCGCCATACCCGCGGTATCGTGGTGCTGGGGCTCGACGCGCCCGAGGCCGCGCTGAGCGCCAGTTTCGCGGTGGCGGCGGCCTTTCCGCTGGTCAAGGGCTTCGCCGTCGGCCGGACGATCTTTGGCGAGGTGGTGCGGCGCTGGCTGAAGGGTGAAGTGTCGGACGAGGAGGCCGTCTCTCAGATGGCCGGTCGCTTCGCGCGGCTGAGCGGTATCTGGGACGAGGCGCGTGCCATGGCCAAGAAGGAGGAACCGGTATGAGCACCATCCGCTTGACCGCAGCCCAGGCGATGGTGCGCTGGCTGTCGGTGCAGAGGACCGAGGCGGGCGAGCGTTTCGTCGAGGGCTGCTGGGCGATCTTCGGCCATGGCAACGTCGCCGGCCTGGGCGAGGCGCTGCAGGGCATCGGCGACGCCTTCCCGACCTGGCGCGGCCAGAACGAACAGACCATGGCCCATGCCGCCATCGCCTATGCCAAGGGTCATGCCCGACGGCGTTGCCAGGCGGTGACCAGTTCCATCGGCCCGGGGGCGACCAACATGGTGACGGCGGCGGCGCTGGCGCATGTGAACCGCCTGCCGGTGCTGTTCATTCCGGGCGATGTCTTCGCAAACCGCCGGCCCGATCCGGTGCTGCAGCAGGTCGAGGATTTCGATGACGGCACGGTCAGCGCCAATGATTGCTTCCGTGCCGTCAGCCGCTATTTCGACCGCATCCAGCGGCCCGAGCAATTGCTGACCGCGCTGCCGCGCGCGTTGCGGGTGATGACCGATCCGGCCAATTGCGGCCCCGCCTGCCTGGCATTCTGCCAGGACGTGCAGGCCGAGGCTTACGACTGGCCCGAGGCGTTCTTTGCCCCCAGGGTCTGGCGGATCCGCCGGCCCGGGCCCGATGCCGGCGAACTGGCGGAGGTTGCGGCGCTGATCCGCGCCGCCGTGCGGCCGGTGATCGTCTGCGGCGGCGGCGTGATCTATTCCGGGGCCGAGGCGGCGCTGGGTGATTTCGCCAGCCGCCACGGTATCCCGGTGACCGAGACCCAGGCCGGCAAGTCGGCGCTCGCGCAGGCGCATGCGATGAACCTGGGGGCCTCGGGCGTCGATGGTTCGGCGGCGGCCAATGCGGCTCTGGCCGCGGCGGATCTGGTGATCGGTGTCGGCACCCGGCTGCAGGACTTCACCACCGGCTCGCGCACGCTGTTTTCCGGGCGGCTCGTGTCGATCAACGTGCAGGGCCATGATGCAGCCAAGCATGGCGCGCTGGGCCTGGTCGCGGATGCCCGCGTGGCGCTGGAGGAACTGACGGCGGCGCTGGGCGATTACCGCGCGGCTTTCGACGGACGGGCCCGCGCCGAATGGCTGGCGGCGGTGGACCTGCATTGCGCGGCGCCGGCCGAGGGCAATGCGCTGCCGACCGACGCGCAGGTGATCGGCGCGGTGCAGCGCGCCGCCGGCCCCGAGGCCATCGCCATGTGCGCGGCCGGCACCATGCCCGGCGCGCTGAAGCTGCTCTGGCAGCCGGCGCAGGGCGGTTATCACATGGAATACGGCTATAGCTGCATGGGCTACGAGATCGCCGGCGCCATGGGGCTGAAGCTCGCCCGCCCGGAGCGCGAGGTGATCTGTTTCGTCGGCGACGGCAGTTACATGATGGCCAATTCCGAACTGGCGACGGCGGTGATGCGGCGCGTGCCCTTCACCGTGGTGCTGACCGACAACCGCGGCTATGGCTGCATCAACCGCCTGCAGGCCGGCACCGGCGGCGTGGCCTTCAACAACCTGTATGCCGATTGCAATGTCGAGACGCAGCCGCAGATCGACTTCGTGGCGCATGCCGCGTCGATGGGCGCCCATGCCGTCAAGGCCCGCGACATCGCCGATCTGGAGACGCAGATCGCCAAGGCGCGGTCCCGCGACATCCCGACCGTGATCGTCATCGACACCACCGCCGAACCCGGCCCCGGCGATGGGCTGCAAGGGGCCGGCCACTGGTGGGACGTCGCCGTCCCGCAGACCGGCGGTTCGGACAGGCTGAAGGACGCCTATGCCCGATACATCGAAAACCGCCGCAACCAGACGCTCGTCAATTGAAGGAATCCCCCATGATCCGCTTTGGAACCAATCCCATCGCCTGGGCCAATGACGACGACCGGTCGATCGGCGCCCATATCCCGACCGAGCAGATCCTGCACGAGGCGGGCGAAGTCATCGGCTTCGACGGCATCGAGAACGGCCATCGCTGGCCCTCGGACCCGCAGCAGCTCAAGGACCTTCTGGGCCGCTACGGGTTGCAGTTCGTCTCGGGCTGGTATTCGACCGCCTTGCTGAGCCGCTCGGTCGAGGAGGAGATCGCGGCGGTGCAAGAGCACCTGGCCAGGCTCAAGGCCAATGGCTGCAAGGTTTGCATCGTCTGCGAATGTTCGAACACCGTGCATGGGCGGCCCGATGTGCCGGTCAACGCCCGGCCGCGCCTGGGCGCCGCGGAAATGGCCGAGTTCGGCCGCAGGATGGAGGAATTCGCCCAGTATCTGGCCGGGCAGGGCATCACGCTGGCCTATCACCACCACATGGGCACCGTGGTCGAAAGCCCCGAGGAGATCGACGCCTTCATGGCCGCGACCGGCCCGGCGACGCATCTGCTGTTCGACAGCGGGCATTGCACCTTCGGCGGCGGCGACCCCGAGGCGGTGCTGAAGAAACATGTCGGCCGGGTGGCGCATTTCCACGCCAAGAACATCCGGCGCGCCGTGACCGAGGAAGTGCGCGCCCGGGACATGAGCTTCCTGCAGGGCGTGCTTGCCGGGGCCTTCACCGTGCCCGGCGATCCCGAGGGCGCCATCGACTTCCGACCGCTGCTGAAGATCCTGGCCGAGGCCGGCTATGACGGTTGGCTGGTGATCGAGGCCGAGCAGGATCCCGACAAGCGCAACCCGCTGGAATACCAGTCGCTGGGCCTGAAGGCGCTGAAGGATATGGCGCGGGCCGCCGGTCTTCACTAACCTGTCGCCATGCTGGTCGATCCCCAACACCCGTTCTTCCGCCCGCTTTGGGTCCGCATTCTCTGCGCGCTGCTGCCGCTTGCCTGGGCGGGCGTCGAGCTGGCGACCGGGAACCTGTTCTGGGCCATCCTGTTCGGGGCGGCGGGGATCTATCTTGTCGTGGCGCTGTTCATCATCCGCAAGGAGGAGCCATGAACCTGTTGCGCAAG belongs to Paracoccus sp. TOH and includes:
- a CDS encoding TIM barrel protein, with translation MRFALNHIVAPRLPLAEFFALARRLGCTEVEIRNDLPDVTGQAPAEVARLAADAGVAILSVNALYPFNRWSDDLAARAERLADLAAGAGAEALVLCPLNDGTEIAHSRTVAALDRLRDILRPRGLTGLVEPLGFPQSSLRRKAEAVAAIAEAGGFDAFRLLHDTFHHHLAGETEFFPHRTGLVHVSGVTDPALAVAAMLDGHRVLVDADDRLENVAQLQALLADGYDGPVSFEPFAPEVHALEDIETALRASMEHLRNSVAVSAGSPA
- a CDS encoding Gfo/Idh/MocA family oxidoreductase, with the protein product MILKIGVIGTGAIGQDHTRRINRVLAGARVTALNDVNRAHAETCQRDHAPEARIFDDAHALIKDADVDAILVCSWGQTHEGYVLAAIAAGKPCFCEKPLATTAEGAKRIVEAEQAAGRRLVQVGFMRRYDPGYVALKKAVAGVTGAPLMVHAAHRNPRVGENYLTPMAIHDTLIHEIDVLRWLLDDDYVSARVFFPRKSPRAHENLRDPQVVVLETAGGVVIDVEVFVNCHYGYDIQCEIVGEDGIARLPEPMGIQTRSGAVLGQPILMDWKDRFIDSYDYELADFLKAAAQGTAAGPTAWDGYVAAVTADACVAAQDAAGEAVAIDLPARPALYA
- the iolD gene encoding 3D-(3,5/4)-trihydroxycyclohexane-1,2-dione acylhydrolase (decyclizing), which codes for MSTIRLTAAQAMVRWLSVQRTEAGERFVEGCWAIFGHGNVAGLGEALQGIGDAFPTWRGQNEQTMAHAAIAYAKGHARRRCQAVTSSIGPGATNMVTAAALAHVNRLPVLFIPGDVFANRRPDPVLQQVEDFDDGTVSANDCFRAVSRYFDRIQRPEQLLTALPRALRVMTDPANCGPACLAFCQDVQAEAYDWPEAFFAPRVWRIRRPGPDAGELAEVAALIRAAVRPVIVCGGGVIYSGAEAALGDFASRHGIPVTETQAGKSALAQAHAMNLGASGVDGSAAANAALAAADLVIGVGTRLQDFTTGSRTLFSGRLVSINVQGHDAAKHGALGLVADARVALEELTAALGDYRAAFDGRARAEWLAAVDLHCAAPAEGNALPTDAQVIGAVQRAAGPEAIAMCAAGTMPGALKLLWQPAQGGYHMEYGYSCMGYEIAGAMGLKLARPEREVICFVGDGSYMMANSELATAVMRRVPFTVVLTDNRGYGCINRLQAGTGGVAFNNLYADCNVETQPQIDFVAHAASMGAHAVKARDIADLETQIAKARSRDIPTVIVIDTTAEPGPGDGLQGAGHWWDVAVPQTGGSDRLKDAYARYIENRRNQTLVN
- the iolE gene encoding myo-inosose-2 dehydratase; this encodes MIRFGTNPIAWANDDDRSIGAHIPTEQILHEAGEVIGFDGIENGHRWPSDPQQLKDLLGRYGLQFVSGWYSTALLSRSVEEEIAAVQEHLARLKANGCKVCIVCECSNTVHGRPDVPVNARPRLGAAEMAEFGRRMEEFAQYLAGQGITLAYHHHMGTVVESPEEIDAFMAATGPATHLLFDSGHCTFGGGDPEAVLKKHVGRVAHFHAKNIRRAVTEEVRARDMSFLQGVLAGAFTVPGDPEGAIDFRPLLKILAEAGYDGWLVIEAEQDPDKRNPLEYQSLGLKALKDMARAAGLH
- the iolC gene encoding 5-dehydro-2-deoxygluconokinase, coding for MTKTLDVITIGRSSVDLYGQQVGGRLEDMGSFAKYIGGSPTNIACGTARLGLRSAVITRVGDEHMGRFIREQLVREGVDVRGVATDPERLTALVLLGIRDEDSFPLIFYRENCADMALSEADIDEGFIAEARAVLATGTHLSHPRTEAAVLKALNLARKHGARTALDIDYRPNLWGVAGHGEGESRFVASAAVTARLQATLPLFDLIVGTEEEFHIAGGSTDTIAALRAVRAVSTATLVCKRGAAGAVAFEGAIPDSLDEGQTGPGFPIEVFNVLGAGDGFFSGLLKGWLDDKAWPKALEYANACGAFAVSRHGCTPAYPSLVELEFFLKRGVLRPDLRNDAELEQVYWATNRSNPGAGDWSTMRVFAFDHRAQIEEMPGYTPEKGGTFKELCLQAALQVADGRPGHGILCDNRIGRRALHRASGTGLWIGRPCEWPGSRPLDLEPELGPDCGALAEWARENVVKVLCYCHPEDDAETRAAQEATVKRLFAAARRNGLEFLLEIIPSKVGPVDDATTATLIRQFYAIGIYPDWWKLEPMRTRAAWSNAIAAIEDHDRHTRGIVVLGLDAPEAALSASFAVAAAFPLVKGFAVGRTIFGEVVRRWLKGEVSDEEAVSQMAGRFARLSGIWDEARAMAKKEEPV